In one window of Camelina sativa cultivar DH55 chromosome 15, Cs, whole genome shotgun sequence DNA:
- the LOC104747665 gene encoding tubby-like F-box protein 2 yields the protein MSLKSILRDLKEVRDGLGGISKRSWSKSSHIAPDQTTTPLENIPQSPWASLPPELLHDIIRRVEESETSWPARAAVVSCASVCKSWRGITMEIVKIPEQCGKLTFPISLKQPGPRDSPIQCFIKRNRATATYILYYGLMPSETENDKLLLAARRIRRATCTDFIISLSGKNFSRSSSTYVGKLRSGFLGTKFTIYDNQTASSTTQAQPNRRLHPKQAAPKLPANSSTVGNITYELNVLRTRGPRRMHCAMDSIPLSSVIAEPSVVQGIEVSSSPSPKEKSSATDREIPDISPSLRDQPLVLKNKSPRWHEQLQCWCLNFKGRVTVASVKNFQLVADIDTSLEAPPEEHERVILQFGKIGKDIFTMDYRYPLSAFQAFAICISSFDTKPACEG from the exons ATGTCGTTGAAAAGCATCCTTCGTGATCTGAAGGAAGTGAGGGATGGACTTGGAGGTATCTCGAAGCGTAGTTGGTCAAAGTCGTCTCACATTGCTCCTGATCAAACAACAACACCTCTGGAAAACATACCGCAGAGCCCATGGGCTTCTTTGCCGCCTGAGCTGCTTCACGACATAATCCGGAGGGTTGAAGAGAGTGAGACGTCTTGGCCTGCTCGAGCAGCCGTGGTCTCTTGTGCTTCTGTCTGTAAATCATGGAGAGGAATCACTATGGAGATTGTGAAGATCCCTGAGCAGTGTGGGAAGCTCACTTTTCCAATCTCATTGAAACAG CCGGGGCCTCGAGACTCTCCAATTCAATGCTTTATAAAGAGGAACAGAGCAACCGCTACATATATTCTCTACTATGGCTTGATGCCTT CTGAGACGGAGAATGACAAATTGTTGTTAGCAGCAAGAAGGATTAGAAGAGCGACGTGCACGGATTTTATTATCTCACTGTCTGGTAAAAACTTCTCACGCAGCAGCAGCACTTATGTTGGCAAATTAAG GTCTGGTTTTTTGGGAACCAAGTTCACAATATATGACAACCAAACAGCATCATCCACAACACAAGCTCAACCTAACAGAAGGCTTCACCCCAAGCAAGCGGCCCCTAAGTTACCTGCCAATAGCTCTACCGTAGGAAACATTACCTACGAGCTCAATGTTCTTCGCACAAGGGGACCTAGAAGAATGCATTGCGCTATGGATTCTATACCCCTCTCTTCTGTTATTGCTGAACCATCAGTAGTTCAAGGCATAGAAGTATCTTCGTCGCcttcaccaaaagaaaaaagcagcGCAACAGACAGAGAGATCCCTGATATCTCCCCAAGCTTAAGGGACCAGCCGCTGGTTCTCAAAAACAAATCTCCACGATGGCACGAGCAATTGCAGTGctggtgcctcaacttcaaggGGAGGGTAACCGTGGCTTCAGTTAAAAACTTCCAGCTTGTGGCAGACATTGACACTTCATTGGAAGCGCCGCCTGAAGAACATGAGAGAGTGATTTTACAGTTTGGCAAAATCGGTAAGGACATTTTCACCATGGATTATCGCTACCCTCTCTCTGCTTTTCAAGCCTTTGCTATATGCATCAGCAGCTTTGACACCAAACCGGCTTGTGAAGGGTAA
- the LOC104747664 gene encoding anaphase-promoting complex subunit 10, with protein MATESSESEEEGKIRGGNDKLIIEEDLREMSKNAAWSVSSCKPGNGVTTLRDDNLETYWQSDGLQPHLINIQFQKKVKLQLVVLYVDFKLDESYTPSKISIRAGDGFHNLKEIKSVELVKPTGWVCLSLSGTDPRETFVNTFMLQIAILSNHLNGRDTHIRQIKVYGPRPNPIPRQPFQFTSMEFLTYSTLR; from the exons ATGGCGACAGAGTCATCGGaatcggaagaagaaggaaaaatcaGAGGAGGAAACGATAAGCTAATCATAGAAGAAGATCTGAGAGAGATGAGCAAAAACGCAGCTTGGAGTGTGAGCTCTTGTAAGCCTGGCAATGGCGTCACCACTCTCCGCGACGACAATCTCGAGACTTATTGGCA ATCAGATGGGTTACAACCACATCTGATTAACATTCAATTCCAGAAGAAAGTGAAATTGCAG ttagtGGTTCTGTACGTTGACTTTAAGCTTGATGAGAGCTATACGCCTAGTAAAATCTCTATTCGAGCTGGTGATGGTTTTCATAACTTAAAG GAGATTAAAAGTGTGGAGCTTGTTAAACCAACTGGTTGGGTTTGCTTATCTCTCTCTGGAACTGATCCACG GGAAACTTTTGTCAATACATTTATGTTGCAAATAGCCATTTTGTCGAATCACCTTAACGGGAGAGATACTCATATCCGTCAGATCAAAGTTTACGGCCCTAGACC AAATCCTATTCCGCGCCAACCATTTCAGTTTACGTCAATGGAGTTTCTAACTTATTCAACACTGAGATGA